The Manihot esculenta cultivar AM560-2 chromosome 11, M.esculenta_v8, whole genome shotgun sequence genome includes a region encoding these proteins:
- the LOC110626514 gene encoding uncharacterized protein At2g33490 isoform X1 yields MKSPLGKLRGLRLHKSDAKDKRDLLPSAQLDELAQAAQDMQDMRNCYDSLLSAAAATANSAYEFSESLQEMGSCLMEKTALHDDEESGGVLLMLGKVQLELQELVDRYRSHIILTITNPSESLLNELRTVEDMKRQCDEKRNVYEYMVAQQKEKGKSKSGKGESFTLQQLQTAHAEYDEEATLCVFRLKSLKQGQARSLLTQAARHHAAQLNFFRKGLKSLEAVDQHVKVVTDQQHIDYQFCGPEDDGREDGEDDENGDDTNEGRELSFDYRANKLGHEIFSASRNSMEVDDVDLSFPQASVTESAELNPDKNQGGFHISGREPRPGSHSAPIFPERKPDPVERIKQVQSSVRKSNTYVLPTPIDAKSVVSSRTSGSIAHTRPTDFSARTHNLWHSSPLEQKKNEKDPGDSHLSEVTVFKAHSAYKEGNSNNAFTQLPPPLAEGTSLPQLDTHNASDNKKIKRQSFSGPITSKPWSTKPSLSASGPISSNELPQQVSGVLPRVVIPQSTSPKVSPTASPPLASSPRISELHELPRPPGNLASKPAKLSTPVGHSAPLVRNPEHSGTSKNSSTMTYYASPLPIPPLVIPRSFSIPSSGQRAMTIHVSKSVESLHVPEKAEEVDSLPFTQSMANIKQASTISELVPHSGQIRGKWMSYFWLSKIKTLSLDI; encoded by the exons ATGAAATCTCCGTTAGGTAAGCTTCGAGGATTGAGGCTTCACAAGAGCGATGCTAAGGATAAAAGAGACCTCTTACCTTCCGCTCAGTTGGATGAGCTCGCTCAAGCTGCTCAG GACATGCAAGACATGAGAAATTGTTATGATAGCTTACTTTCTGCAGCTGCTGCAACAGCAAACAGTGCATATG aattctcagAGTCACTGCAGGAAATGGGTTCTTGTCTAATGGAGAAAACTGCATTACATGATGATGAAGAAAGTG GTGGAGTTTTGTTGATGTTGGGGAAAGTGCAGTTGGAGCTTCAAGAACTTGTTGATAGATAT CGGTCTCATATAATTTTGACAATTACAAATCCATCAGAGTCTCTTCTCAATGAACTTCGAACAGTTGAG GATATGAAGCGACAATGTGATGAAAAAAG AAATGTCTATGAGTACATGGTTGCACAACAGAAAGAAAAAGGGAAGTCGAAGAGTGGGAAAGGTGAAAGTTTTACTTTGCAGCAACTGCAGACAGCTCATGCTGAATATGATGAAGAGGCAACCCTGTGTGTTTTTCGGTTGAAATCTCTGAAACAAGGACAGGCTCGAAGTCTTCTAACACAGGCAGCTCGTCACCATGCAGCCCAG TTGAATTTCTTTCGGAAGGGACTTAAGTCCCTTGAGGCTGTTGATCAGCATGTAAAAGTTGTTACAGACCAACAACATATCGATTATCAATTCTGTGGACCTGAAGATGATGGTAGGGAAGATGGGGAAGATGATGAGAATGGTGATGATACAAATGAAGGGAGGGAACTGAGTTTTGACTACAGAGCAAATAAGCTGGGGCATGAGATTTTTTCTGCGTCCAGGAATTCAATGGAG GTGGATGATGTTGACCTGTCATTTCCTCAAGCTTCAGTGACAGAAAGTGCAGAG TTAAACCCAGACAAAAACCAAGGGGGTTTTCATATCTCAGGTAGAGAACCTCGACCAGGGAGCCATTCTGCGCCAATATTTCCTGAAAGAAAACCTGATCCAGTTGAAAGAATAAAACAGGTTCAATCATCTGTGAGGAAGTCCAACACTTATGTGCTGCCTACACCTATTGATGCTAAGAGTGTAGTCTCTTCAAGGACAAGTGGTTCAATTGCCCACACAAGGCCAACAGACTTCAGTGCGCGCACCCATAATTTGTGGCATTCATCCCCGCTGGAACAGAAGAAGAATGAAAAAGATCCTGGTGACAGTCATCTGTCAGAGGTCACTGTCTTTAAAGCACATTCAGCATACAAAGAGGGCAACAGTAACAATGCCTTCACCCAGTTACCCCCTCCTTTAGCGGAGGGAACTTCACTTCCACAGCTTGATACACATAATGCCTCCGATAACAAGAAAATTAAACGACAATCTTTCTCTGGTCCAATAACTAGTAAGCCATGGTCTACAAAACCTTCTTTATCTGCCAGTGGCCCCATCTCCTCTAATGAACTTCCCCAACAGGTTTCTGGAGTGCTTCCACGTGTAGTAATTCCTCAGAGTACATCTCCAAAAGTATCCCCAACTGCTTCACCTCCCCTTGCATCTTCACCCAGAATAAGTGAGCTTCATGAGCTTCCTAGACCACCCGGTAATCTAGCCTCAAAACCAGCAAAACTATCCACACCAGTTGGTCACTCTGCTCCATTGGTCAGAAATCCAGAGCACTCTGGAACAAGCAAGAATTCTTCTACAATGACATATTATGCGTCACCCTTGCCAATTCCACCTTTGGTTATTCCTCGGAGTTTCTCAATACCCTCCAGCGGCCAGAGAGCAATGACAATACATGTTTCTAAGTCTGTGGAGTCCTTGCATGTCCCAGAAAAGGCTGAAGAAGTTGATTCTCTACCTTTCACGCAATCCATGGCAAACATCAAACAAGCATCTACCATATCTGAATTGGTCCCTCATTCTGGCCAAATTAGAGGTAAGTGGATGTCTTATTTTTGGCTTTCTAAAATCAAAACTCTCTCTTTGGACATCTAA